A single window of Mycolicibacterium madagascariense DNA harbors:
- the ipdC gene encoding (3aS,4S,5R,7aS)-5-hydroxy-7a-methyl-1-oxo-octahydro-1H-indene-4-carboxyl-CoA dehydrogenase — MSHLKTPLTELLGIEHPVVQTGMGWVAGARLVAATSNAGGLGILASATMTLEELATAVTKVKAATDKPFGINIRADAGDAGQRVDLLIREGVRVASFALAPKPDLIAKLKEAGVVVIPSVGAAKHAKKVAGWGADAVIVQGGEGGGHTGPVATTLLLPSVLDAVDIPVVAAGGFFDGRGLAAALSYGAAGVAMGTRFLLTTDSTVPDSVKQRYLDSAFDATVVSKRVDGMPHRVLRTGLVEKLESGSRIRGFTAAVGNAQKFKKMSGMTWASIVKDGLAMRHGKALTWSQIVMAANTPMLLKAGLVDGNTNAGVLASGQVAGILDDLPSCAELVPSLVDEAVKHLQAASSMARD; from the coding sequence ATGAGTCATCTGAAGACGCCGCTGACCGAGCTGCTCGGCATCGAACACCCCGTCGTGCAGACCGGCATGGGCTGGGTCGCAGGCGCCCGGCTGGTGGCGGCCACGTCCAACGCCGGCGGTCTCGGGATCCTGGCCTCGGCGACCATGACGCTCGAGGAGTTGGCGACCGCGGTGACCAAGGTCAAGGCCGCCACCGACAAGCCCTTCGGCATCAACATCCGAGCCGACGCGGGCGACGCCGGTCAACGGGTCGACCTGCTGATCCGCGAGGGTGTGCGGGTCGCGTCGTTCGCACTGGCGCCCAAGCCCGACCTCATCGCCAAGCTGAAAGAGGCTGGCGTGGTGGTCATTCCGTCGGTCGGGGCAGCCAAGCACGCCAAGAAGGTGGCTGGCTGGGGCGCCGATGCGGTGATCGTGCAGGGTGGTGAGGGCGGCGGGCATACCGGTCCCGTCGCGACCACGCTGCTGCTGCCGTCGGTGCTCGACGCCGTGGACATCCCGGTCGTGGCCGCGGGTGGCTTCTTCGACGGGCGCGGGCTAGCCGCGGCGCTGTCCTACGGTGCGGCCGGTGTCGCCATGGGTACCCGCTTCCTGCTGACGACCGACTCGACCGTGCCCGATTCGGTCAAGCAGCGCTATCTGGACTCGGCCTTCGACGCGACGGTGGTGTCCAAGCGCGTCGACGGCATGCCCCATCGCGTGCTGCGCACCGGCCTGGTCGAGAAACTCGAGAGTGGCTCGCGCATCAGGGGTTTCACTGCGGCGGTGGGCAACGCGCAGAAGTTCAAGAAGATGTCGGGCATGACGTGGGCGTCGATCGTCAAGGACGGCCTCGCGATGCGCCACGGCAAGGCACTGACCTGGTCGCAGATCGTCATGGCGGCCAATACGCCCATGCTGCTGAAGGCCGGCCTCGTCGACGGCAACACCAATGCGGGGGTGCTGGCGTCGGGTCAGGTGGCGGGCATCCTCGACGACCTGCCGTCGTGCGCGGAGTTGGTCCCGTCGCTCGTCGACGAAGCGGTGAAGCACCTGCAGGCGGCGTCGTCCATGGCGCGAGACTGA